CGCCTATCACTCCTCAGCGTACTATGCAACGCCTGGGGCACCCACTATGGAAGAGAAGTCCTGGCTTGGGGCGGACCTGATATTCGATCTCGATGCTGACCACATAAGAGGAGCGGGGGGGCTTTCATATCCTGATATGTTAGCCCAGGTGAAGAAGGAGTTCATCAGGCTGGTCGATGACTTCCTTTTGGGTGATCTGGGCTTCGGTGAGTCCGAGTTAAGGCTGGTATTCTCGGGAGGTAGGGGCTATCACGCCCACGTCTCTGCTGAGGAGGTGCTCCAGCTAAGAAGCCACGAAAGGCGGGAGATCGTAGATTACATAACGGGAACTGACCTGGACATTGACTGGGCCTTTGAGGAGAGGGCTTCTTTCGAGAAGCGGTTTGGGGATAGGCAGGTTGTCCAAAAGGCCCGAATTGTGCCTTCCGCTTCCTCGGGGGGATGGCGCCTGAGGATGCGTGAAGGACTTGAGGGCCTCCTTGGTGATCTGAGATCGCTGGATATCGCCGAGATTAAGGAAAGATATCCATCGACGATCGAGGTGTCGGATAACCGATTGGTCAGCTTGGGGGAGGCGGTCCGCTCGAATAAGGGCGGAAAGGATGTTGGAGACCTCATTCTAGAGAAGGGTAACCTGGAGGATCTGGCCCCACGTGATCAGGCTCTTCTTCTTGCACTGGTCGAGCAAGATATCAAAACCGGAATGGCTGGTCAAGTTGACGAGCCCGTGACCAGCGATATCAAGAGACTGATACGTATGCCGGGATCTCTGCATGGGAAGACCTCACTTCGTGTCACTGAGCTCACGAGATCTCAGCTGGAAGGGTTCGATCCACTTAGGGATGCCATCCCTTGGGCATTTTCCGATGATCCCATCACGATATTCATGGATGAGAGACAGGATATCAAGCTGAGAGGGGAGAGGTTCGTTCTCGAGGATGAATGTGAGGTGCCAGCGTATGCTGCTATGTTCTTCCTTTGCAGGAGACAGGCTCGCCTGGAAGGGTGAAAATCCCATTGAGAGATAATTTCTGGCTTGAGAAAAATATCGGAAACTTATTTATGTAACACACCAATCGTTGCCCCTGAGCACATGGTGGAAGGAAAGGATGCCTTGGAAGGCGGATACCGCATGGTGCGTATCCAAAGGACGAAGATCTATCTGTACGCCGTGCAGCTCGTGCTGATACTGGCAATAGCCATCTTTCTATTGAACGTGGAGGGCGGTTTCTCGGTTAAACCATTCTACCTTCCGCTGGATTCATTCATATATTTCGTCATCCTCATGCTCCTTCTAATCAATGTTGAGGGTTGCTTCTTCCGGGGCTTAGAGATGAGGGTCGTCAAAACAGACAGCGCCAAGTATTACATGACGAAGAGGTCGATCCGGCGGAGCCTGGCAATCATAGCGGTCTCCGCAATAGTGATAATCATACTTTGGGTGCCAGTTATCTCTGATGGAGTGGAGTCGGTCCTCAGCGAATCCGGCGAGATCGATGGTGTTCGATCATTCTACAACAAGGACGTTCTTGGACTTACTACTACCAACCGGTTATCCTTCGCCTGCGAGGGCGAAGCATATGTATATGTAGTGACTGAGGAGAACTTCCTCATACATTCAGGCAACATGGATCAGCTTAGATTCTACAGGATCAATAGCGATAATTACATAGTCAATCCATCGACCTCGTTCAATTTCCCTGATTCGGATTACGGCAAGTTCTACATGGTCATCGACTACCGTTTCAGCTCGGTTGATACTGTCCAGTACACGGTGCATCAGACGATATCGACCACCTTCACCACTTACGTTCCCCTGTTCGCGATATTCTTCATCATCGTGAACGTGGGATGGCTCTCTTACCTACTGCCAATGAAGAAGAGGTATTCGACCAAGGCGATCTACAGATAGAGGGCGCAACAC
The sequence above is a segment of the Methanomassiliicoccales archaeon genome. Coding sequences within it:
- a CDS encoding DNA primase catalytic subunit PriS; this translates as MEEKSWLGADLIFDLDADHIRGAGGLSYPDMLAQVKKEFIRLVDDFLLGDLGFGESELRLVFSGGRGYHAHVSAEEVLQLRSHERREIVDYITGTDLDIDWAFEERASFEKRFGDRQVVQKARIVPSASSGGWRLRMREGLEGLLGDLRSLDIAEIKERYPSTIEVSDNRLVSLGEAVRSNKGGKDVGDLILEKGNLEDLAPRDQALLLALVEQDIKTGMAGQVDEPVTSDIKRLIRMPGSLHGKTSLRVTELTRSQLEGFDPLRDAIPWAFSDDPITIFMDERQDIKLRGERFVLEDECEVPAYAAMFFLCRRQARLEG